In one window of Buchnera aphidicola (Schlechtendalia chinensis) DNA:
- the argH gene encoding argininosuccinate lyase translates to MMLWGGRFLQKNNPLFKKFNSSLDIDFRLVKQDIFASIAWSKALLRSNILTEEEQKKIETALNFLLQSVEHDPDLILKSDLEDVHSWVERELVNIVGVIGKKLHTGRSRNDQVTTDLKLWCKHKVICLFKSIKNLKGAFLNISKKNVNTIMPGYTHLQRAQPITFAFWCLAYIEMLNRDIDRLKDAYRRLDISPLGCGALSGTSWNINRKVLAKDLGFASETKNSLDSVSDRDYVIELASIASIGMIHLSRFSEDLIFFNSLESNFITLSDEVTSGSSIMPQKKNPDALELIRSKSGRVIGFLMNILVVLKGLPLSYNKDMQEDKRGLFDSLDTWNNCLLMSTLILENIDINCSRCLEAAQKSYANATELADYLVQKGLAFRDAHHITGRIVLRAIKENVPLENLNLNILKTYCNNIDNDVYGYLTLESILKKRNSKGGVSFQQVKYAIENVTKDFDKY, encoded by the coding sequence ATAATGTTGTGGGGAGGAAGATTTTTACAAAAAAATAATCCGTTGTTCAAAAAATTTAATTCTTCTTTAGATATTGATTTCAGATTAGTGAAACAAGACATTTTTGCTTCTATAGCTTGGTCAAAAGCCTTATTAAGGTCTAACATTTTAACTGAAGAAGAGCAAAAAAAAATTGAGACTGCTTTGAATTTTTTATTGCAATCTGTAGAACACGATCCTGATTTAATTTTAAAAAGTGATTTGGAAGATGTTCATAGTTGGGTAGAACGAGAACTAGTCAACATTGTTGGAGTAATTGGTAAAAAGCTACATACTGGACGTAGTAGAAATGATCAAGTTACTACTGATTTAAAATTATGGTGTAAACATAAAGTTATATGTTTATTTAAAAGTATAAAGAATCTTAAGGGAGCTTTTCTGAACATTTCTAAAAAAAATGTAAACACTATTATGCCAGGATATACTCATTTGCAAAGAGCTCAGCCTATTACTTTTGCTTTTTGGTGTTTAGCATATATAGAAATGTTAAATCGAGACATAGATCGTTTGAAAGACGCGTATAGAAGACTAGATATTAGTCCATTGGGATGTGGGGCGCTTTCTGGTACTTCTTGGAACATTAATCGAAAAGTTTTGGCAAAAGATTTAGGATTTGCGTCAGAAACAAAAAATAGTTTAGATAGTGTTTCAGATCGCGACTACGTTATAGAGTTAGCATCTATTGCATCTATTGGAATGATTCATTTGTCTAGATTTTCTGAAGATTTAATTTTTTTCAATTCTTTGGAATCTAATTTTATAACTTTATCAGATGAAGTAACTTCGGGTTCTTCTATTATGCCACAAAAAAAGAATCCGGACGCTTTAGAATTGATTAGATCTAAATCTGGGAGAGTTATTGGATTTTTAATGAACATTTTAGTAGTCTTAAAAGGACTTCCATTATCGTATAATAAAGATATGCAAGAAGATAAGAGAGGTTTATTTGACTCTTTAGATACTTGGAACAATTGCTTATTAATGTCTACTTTAATTTTAGAAAATATAGATATTAATTGTTCAAGATGTTTAGAAGCAGCTCAGAAAAGTTATGCTAATGCTACTGAACTAGCTGATTATTTAGTACAAAAAGGACTAGCATTTCGTGATGCACATCATATTACTGGAAGAATAGTACTAAGAGCTATAAAAGAAAATGTTCCTTTAGAAAATTTAAATTTGAATATATTAAAAACGTATTGTAATAATATAGACAATGACGTATATGGTTATTTAACATTGGAATCTATTTTAAAAAAGAGAAATTCAAAAGGAGGTGTTTCATTTCAGCAAGTAAAATATGCTATTGAAAATGTAACAAAGGATTTTGATAAATATTAG
- the dnaG gene encoding DNA primase, translating into MKGIIPKYFINELLHQTDIVNIIHNRIPLKKIGKNYNAHCPFHQENTPSFTVSYEKQFYYCFGCNSHGNVIDFLINYDKLTFIESIEELAYINGFKIPYDKKHFYQKFNYEKRNNLYILTRKLSHYYHKNLFHIKYAYKYLINRGINKNTIKHFNIGFSNINWNNIENKIETNKLNFQEFIDIGVLIVNEKGKKYDRLKGRIIFPIYNKNGEVVGFGGRSINNTIPKYINSPDTEIFKKGRTIYGLFEILKNNPKPKKLLIVEGYFDVITLFQFSINYSIALLGTSITNYQIQLLFRITNNIIFCYDGDFAGKEAAWRTLKISLPYIHDGKYIKFVFLPGGEDPDTIVRKEGCKNFEKRIKNATHLSKFLFDKLLKNINLESIRERSYLSSIVMPLINKIPGKIMRIYLLQELGNKIGIPDHNVLMKFNVIETQKILKKHDKFKSLTQMTMRTLISLLIQKPKLALCVPPIKNSNNFQLKGLSIFLDLVKKCIEFPNCNTGQILEMYRNTKIFDKLNQFAKWNHMIIENQVTKVFLDSLINLKNKILEYEYNMLISKDRNIGLQKNEKNKLWIISKQLKQ; encoded by the coding sequence ATGAAAGGAATAATTCCAAAATATTTTATCAACGAATTATTACATCAAACCGATATTGTTAATATTATTCACAACAGAATACCACTAAAAAAAATTGGAAAAAACTACAATGCTCATTGTCCTTTTCATCAAGAAAATACACCATCTTTTACCGTGAGCTATGAAAAACAATTTTACTATTGCTTTGGATGTAATTCACATGGAAATGTAATTGATTTCTTAATAAATTATGACAAGTTAACATTTATAGAAAGCATTGAAGAATTAGCATATATTAATGGATTTAAAATACCATATGACAAAAAGCACTTTTATCAAAAATTCAATTATGAAAAACGAAATAATTTATACATTTTAACAAGAAAACTATCTCATTATTATCACAAAAACTTATTTCATATAAAATATGCATATAAATATTTAATTAATCGAGGTATAAATAAGAATACAATAAAACATTTTAATATTGGTTTTTCTAATATTAATTGGAACAATATAGAAAATAAAATTGAAACTAATAAACTTAACTTTCAAGAATTTATTGATATTGGTGTATTGATTGTTAATGAAAAAGGGAAAAAATATGATCGTTTGAAAGGAAGAATCATATTTCCTATTTATAATAAAAACGGGGAAGTTGTTGGATTTGGAGGAAGATCGATTAATAACACTATTCCTAAATATATTAACTCTCCAGATACAGAAATATTTAAGAAAGGAAGAACTATATATGGTCTATTTGAGATTCTAAAAAATAATCCAAAACCTAAAAAACTATTAATAGTTGAAGGATATTTCGATGTAATCACACTATTTCAATTCAGTATTAATTATTCTATTGCTTTATTAGGAACATCTATAACAAATTACCAAATACAATTATTATTTCGAATTACTAACAATATTATATTCTGTTACGATGGTGATTTTGCAGGAAAAGAAGCTGCTTGGCGAACTCTAAAAATTTCTCTACCATATATTCATGATGGAAAATATATTAAATTTGTATTTTTACCTGGTGGTGAAGATCCTGATACAATTGTTAGAAAGGAAGGATGTAAAAATTTTGAAAAACGTATCAAAAATGCAACTCATCTATCAAAATTTCTATTTGACAAATTACTAAAAAATATAAATTTGGAATCAATAAGAGAACGATCTTATTTAAGTTCTATTGTCATGCCACTAATTAATAAAATTCCAGGAAAAATAATGCGAATTTACTTATTACAAGAACTTGGAAATAAAATAGGAATTCCAGATCATAATGTTTTAATGAAATTCAATGTTATAGAAACTCAAAAAATTTTAAAAAAACACGACAAATTTAAATCGTTAACACAAATGACTATGCGTACTTTAATAAGTCTTTTAATACAAAAGCCAAAATTAGCTTTATGCGTTCCACCTATAAAAAATTCAAATAATTTTCAATTGAAAGGATTATCTATTTTTTTAGATTTGGTAAAAAAATGTATCGAATTCCCTAATTGTAACACCGGACAAATTTTAGAAATGTATAGAAATACAAAAATTTTTGACAAATTAAATCAATTTGCTAAATGGAACCACATGATTATTGAAAATCAAGTAACAAAAGTTTTCTTAGATTCATTAATAAATCTCAAAAATAAAATATTAGAATATGAATATAATATGCTAATTTCAAAAGATAGAAATATAGGATTACAAAAAAATGAAAAAAATAAATTATGGATAATTAGTAAACAACTAAAACAATAA
- a CDS encoding serine O-acetyltransferase: protein MLFQEVELIWNQILSEVQTLVTKESRLIGFYQSYVLNHKNFSLALSHLLSKKIGNSIISSISARDIIYEIYNDNPVIVLSAVRDIEAAYDKNFETEYYSTLFLYLDGFHVLQLYRISHYLWNIKRRELSIYFKNCISSVFSVDIHPFSKISDGIVFEHVFGVIIGKTIVFQNSSKTLYSVMLNNSSEQCEMYFPTIHKGVLIGAGVIILGKVEIGSESKICAGSVVLTSIPPRCVVSGNPARVIDAFNNK, encoded by the coding sequence ATGTTATTTCAAGAAGTAGAGTTAATCTGGAATCAAATTTTGTCTGAAGTACAAACTTTAGTTACTAAAGAATCGAGATTAATAGGGTTTTATCAATCTTATGTATTAAACCATAAAAATTTTAGTTTGGCATTAAGTCACCTTTTATCAAAAAAGATAGGAAACAGTATTATTTCTTCTATTTCTGCGAGAGATATTATATATGAGATATATAATGATAATCCCGTTATTGTTTTATCAGCGGTCAGAGATATAGAAGCAGCATATGATAAAAATTTTGAAACAGAATACTATTCTACTCTATTCTTGTACTTAGATGGATTTCATGTATTACAATTATATCGAATTAGTCATTATTTATGGAATATAAAACGAAGAGAATTATCTATATATTTTAAGAATTGTATCTCTTCTGTATTTTCTGTGGACATTCATCCTTTTTCTAAAATAAGCGATGGAATTGTGTTTGAACATGTTTTTGGGGTTATTATTGGAAAAACTATTGTTTTTCAAAATAGCTCTAAGACTTTATATTCAGTTATGTTAAACAATTCAAGTGAACAGTGTGAAATGTATTTTCCAACAATACATAAAGGAGTATTAATAGGAGCAGGAGTAATAATACTAGGAAAAGTTGAAATAGGATCTGAATCAAAGATTTGTGCTGGTTCTGTTGTATTAACTTCTATCCCTCCTAGATGTGTCGTCTCTGGTAATCCTGCACGAGTAATTGATGCTTTTAATAATAAGTAA
- the rpoD gene encoding RNA polymerase sigma factor RpoD, with product MEHNPQLQLKLLVTHGKEQGYLTYAEVHDHLPNDIINSDQIEDIIQMINDMGIQVVEEAPDSDDLILQEIRNTDADEDAVEAAAQVLSNVESDLGRTTDPVRMYMREMGTVELLTREGEIDIAKRIEDGINQVQCSVSEYPETITYLLKQYNRIELGELKLTDLINGFIDPNSEEFFSSISHNIGSELIEEENHHDNDDTLNEHNENDHQVDPEIAREKFAKLKDQYTITNNIIKYKSRDHKDSIIAIHKLSEIFKQFRLVPKQFDYLVTSMRHMMEKVRKQEKIMMKLCIERCKIPRYLFFKLFLEQNLRKIWTKLSKYKKQPWFEKFKETKKEFDIIIKKLTNIERRTGLTIKQVKDINKKISIGEAKAKRAKKEMVEANLRLVISIAKKYTNRGLQFLDLIQEGNIGLMKAVDKFEYRRGYKFSTYATWWIRQAITRSIADQARTIRIPVHMIETINKLNRISRQILQEIGREPTPEELSERMLIPEEKIRKVLKIAKEPISMETPVGEDDDSHLGDFIEDTTLELPLDSATSKSLRSATHNVLSGLTAREAKVLRMRFGIDMNTDHTLEEVGKQFDVTRERIRQIEAKALRKLRHPSRSEILRSFLDD from the coding sequence ATGGAGCATAATCCTCAATTACAACTTAAACTATTAGTTACCCACGGAAAAGAACAAGGATACTTAACTTATGCTGAAGTCCATGATCACTTACCAAATGACATCATTAACTCAGACCAAATAGAAGACATTATTCAAATGATTAATGACATGGGTATTCAAGTAGTAGAAGAAGCACCAGACTCTGATGATCTCATACTACAAGAAATAAGAAATACAGATGCAGATGAAGATGCAGTAGAAGCAGCAGCACAAGTATTATCTAACGTAGAATCCGATTTAGGCCGTACTACTGATCCAGTTCGAATGTACATGCGTGAAATGGGAACAGTTGAACTATTAACTAGAGAAGGCGAAATTGATATAGCAAAACGAATAGAAGATGGCATCAATCAAGTTCAATGTTCTGTATCAGAATATCCTGAAACTATTACTTATTTACTGAAACAATATAATCGAATCGAACTAGGAGAACTAAAACTAACTGATTTAATTAATGGATTTATCGATCCAAATTCAGAAGAATTCTTTTCATCTATTTCACATAATATTGGATCTGAATTAATAGAAGAGGAAAATCATCATGATAATGATGATACATTAAATGAACATAACGAAAACGATCATCAAGTTGATCCAGAAATAGCTAGAGAAAAATTTGCTAAATTAAAAGATCAATATACTATAACAAACAATATAATAAAATATAAAAGTAGAGATCATAAAGATTCCATAATTGCAATTCATAAATTATCAGAAATATTTAAACAATTCAGATTAGTACCAAAACAATTTGATTATCTTGTTACAAGCATGAGACATATGATGGAGAAAGTTCGAAAACAAGAAAAAATAATGATGAAATTATGCATAGAACGTTGCAAAATTCCAAGATATCTCTTTTTTAAACTCTTTCTAGAACAAAATTTAAGAAAAATATGGACGAAATTATCAAAATACAAAAAACAACCATGGTTTGAAAAATTTAAAGAGACAAAGAAAGAATTCGATATTATTATAAAAAAATTAACGAATATTGAAAGAAGAACAGGATTAACTATAAAACAAGTTAAAGACATTAATAAAAAAATATCTATTGGAGAAGCAAAAGCAAAAAGAGCGAAAAAAGAAATGGTAGAAGCTAACTTAAGATTAGTTATTTCAATTGCAAAAAAATATACTAATAGAGGATTACAATTTTTGGATTTAATTCAAGAAGGCAATATAGGACTAATGAAAGCCGTAGATAAATTCGAATATCGAAGAGGATACAAATTCTCGACATATGCTACTTGGTGGATTAGACAAGCAATTACACGATCTATTGCAGACCAAGCAAGAACTATTAGAATACCAGTACATATGATTGAAACTATTAATAAGCTAAATCGAATTTCTAGACAAATATTACAAGAAATAGGTCGAGAACCAACGCCTGAAGAATTATCAGAACGTATGTTAATACCTGAAGAAAAAATACGAAAGGTTTTAAAAATAGCAAAAGAACCAATATCAATGGAAACTCCGGTTGGAGAAGATGATGACTCTCATTTAGGAGATTTTATAGAAGACACTACGTTAGAATTACCTCTTGATTCAGCCACCTCAAAAAGTTTAAGATCTGCAACCCACAACGTTTTATCAGGACTAACAGCACGAGAAGCTAAAGTATTAAGAATGAGATTTGGAATTGATATGAACACAGACCACACTTTAGAAGAAGTAGGTAAACAATTTGACGTTACTCGCGAAAGAATACGACAAATAGAAGCTAAAGCACTACGAAAATTACGACACCCTAGCCGATCAGAAATATTGCGTAGTTTTTTAGACGACTGA
- the rpsU gene encoding 30S ribosomal protein S21, whose amino-acid sequence MPIVKVRENEPFDVALRRFKRSCEKAGILAEIRRREFYEKPTTERKRSKASAVKRLTKKLSRENSKRVRMY is encoded by the coding sequence ATGCCAATAGTAAAAGTGCGCGAAAACGAACCTTTTGACGTAGCATTACGGAGATTTAAAAGATCTTGCGAAAAAGCTGGAATTTTAGCAGAAATTCGAAGACGAGAATTTTATGAAAAACCTACAACTGAACGGAAACGATCAAAAGCGTCTGCAGTAAAAAGGTTAACTAAAAAACTGTCTAGAGAGAATTCAAAACGAGTCCGTATGTACTAA